The DNA sequence TCCCGACCACCGGACGGATCGACGTCGTCCGCCTGACCCCCACCGGCTTCAGCCAGCTCTCCGGTGTCCACCAGGGCACGACGGGCATGACCGGGACGAACGAGGACGGCGACCGGTTCGGGCACACGGTGTCCGCCATCAGCACGCGCCCCGACGCGGTGAGCACCGCCACCAACACCCTGGTGGCGGTCGGTGTACCCGGTGAGGACATCGGCACCGCGACCGACGCCGGAGGCGTCTACACCTTCGGTCTGCTCGGAGCCCCCGGCGACTCCGACACCACTGTCCACCCGGGTGCCGTCGGTCTGCCCGGCGCTCCGGTGACGGGCGAGAAGGTCGGCAGCGCGGTCACCGCCACCGGAACGCACCTCTACGTCGGCGTCCCCGACGGGCCGACCGCCTACGGTCGCGCGCACGCCCTGTCCTGGGCCAACGCCACCGGCAGCGGCAGCGGGCCCGTCACCACGTACGAGCCCGGCAAGGACGGACTCCCCGCGACCGGACAGCGGTTCGGCGCCGGCATGCGCTGACCCGCACCGAGGGAAGCAGCACCTTCCGGCCCCGGGAAACACCAGTCTGGTTTCCCGGGGCCGGTCCCTGCCCAGCACCCCGGCGGGAGCGCACCACTCCCCGCCCCCTCTCCTTCGTGAAAGAGACTTCCGTGCGTCGCACTCTTCTGATCCTCGCGGCCGCCGTGCTCGCGATCGCCGGCACCACGGCCGCGGCGCCCGCCGCGATCAAGGCACCCGCCGTGGTGAAGGCCGAAGCCGCCACCCAGCAGTACGGCACCCACCGCCACCAGACCGTGGACATCACCTGGAACCCGTCGCCGGCGCCCCGCCCGGCGGTCGTCCTCATCACCGGCGGCTACTGGTACACCCACGCCAGCTGGGACACCTGGGCGCAGCAATTCGCCGACCAGGGCTTCCAGGTGTTCGCCATGGACTACCGGCTGAACTTCGAAGCGGCCTGGCCCGCCCAGCGCGACGACGTGGCCGGCGCGGTGAAGTGGGTACGGGACAACGCCGGCCGGTACGACGCCGACCCGGACAACGTCCTGTTGGTCGGCTCGTCGGCAGGCGGGCAGATGGCCACGGACGCCGCGACCCGGGGCGCCAACGCTCTCGGCCTCAAGGGGATCGTCGCGCTGTCCCCGGTGGCCTCCCCGTACCGTGCCTGGCAGGACGGCAAC is a window from the Streptomyces sp. MMBL 11-1 genome containing:
- a CDS encoding alpha/beta hydrolase codes for the protein MRRTLLILAAAVLAIAGTTAAAPAAIKAPAVVKAEAATQQYGTHRHQTVDITWNPSPAPRPAVVLITGGYWYTHASWDTWAQQFADQGFQVFAMDYRLNFEAAWPAQRDDVAGAVKWVRDNAGRYDADPDNVLLVGSSAGGQMATDAATRGANALGLKGIVALSPVASPYRAWQDGNTSTVDKIRKLRDNATLLARCYPDPADNSTGDRETGCWDTWRDMESKNAVGKGDAPMLLVHSDGDFVPPVHSTELEAAAKAAGVPASDVATRVVAGSTAHGQKLLGTPGMFATVVSWLKARTV